A DNA window from Parabacteroides johnsonii DSM 18315 contains the following coding sequences:
- a CDS encoding MIP/aquaporin family protein, which yields MTPFVAEFLGTMLLILMGGGVVANVCLSKTKGHGAGWMAITTAWALGVFIGVVVAGPYSGAHLNPAVSIGLAIGGTFPWCDVFQYIIAQMLGAALGALLVWLVYKDHFEATDDPDTMLGVFCTSPAIKNPAINFLTEAVGTFALMFVVFYITGGELSLKDSNSTLPIGLGSVGALPVAFTVWVIGLSLGGPTGYAINPARDLAPRCMHAFLPIKGKGGSQWGYAWIPVLGPIAGAAVAAMLYYIL from the coding sequence ATGACTCCATTCGTAGCGGAATTTTTGGGAACCATGCTTCTGATCCTGATGGGAGGAGGCGTTGTGGCAAACGTGTGCCTGAGCAAAACGAAAGGACACGGTGCCGGCTGGATGGCGATTACGACAGCTTGGGCTTTGGGCGTGTTCATAGGAGTGGTGGTGGCGGGTCCTTATAGTGGGGCACATCTGAATCCGGCGGTTTCCATCGGGTTGGCTATCGGGGGGACTTTTCCCTGGTGCGACGTCTTTCAATATATCATTGCTCAAATGTTAGGTGCGGCCTTAGGAGCGCTTTTGGTCTGGCTTGTTTATAAAGACCATTTTGAGGCGACGGACGATCCGGACACCATGTTGGGTGTGTTTTGTACCAGTCCGGCGATAAAGAATCCGGCGATTAATTTCTTGACGGAAGCGGTTGGGACGTTTGCCCTGATGTTTGTCGTGTTCTATATCACCGGTGGTGAACTTTCTTTGAAAGATAGTAATAGCACGTTACCGATCGGGTTGGGTTCCGTAGGGGCGTTGCCAGTGGCGTTTACGGTTTGGGTGATCGGACTGTCCCTGGGTGGTCCGACCGGCTATGCGATTAATCCGGCACGTGACCTGGCTCCCCGTTGCATGCATGCTTTTTTGCCGATAAAGGGAAAAGGCGGAAGCCAGTGGGGATATGCCTGGATTCCGGTCTTAGGACCGATAGCCGGGGCAGCCGTAGCTGCTATGTTGTATTATATTCTATAA
- a CDS encoding RNA polymerase sigma-70 factor, translating into MTEQEIRKYLRRIEEENSQTALRSFYNLCFDRFFRIAYYYLHTEEWAQEVVLDVFLKIWERRESLHHIANLEDYFFITIKNASLNYLEKEQRRKDMTADAFDGVSISGESPEDILVSEELFAHYVKALDRLPERCREIFIRVREEKQSYAEVAKDLGISVNTVDVQLQKAIGRMRDMLSRYISGTEN; encoded by the coding sequence ATGACAGAGCAGGAGATAAGGAAATATTTAAGGCGGATCGAAGAAGAGAATTCCCAGACTGCTCTGCGTAGCTTTTATAATCTTTGCTTCGACCGTTTCTTTCGTATAGCCTACTACTATCTGCATACGGAAGAGTGGGCACAGGAGGTCGTCCTCGATGTATTCCTGAAAATATGGGAACGCCGCGAGTCTTTGCACCATATAGCCAATTTGGAAGATTATTTCTTTATCACGATAAAAAATGCCTCTCTGAACTATCTCGAAAAGGAACAACGCCGGAAAGACATGACGGCGGATGCTTTTGACGGTGTGTCCATCTCCGGTGAATCGCCGGAAGACATCTTGGTCAGTGAGGAACTTTTCGCCCACTATGTCAAGGCCCTCGATCGTCTGCCGGAGCGATGTCGTGAAATATTTATCCGTGTACGTGAAGAAAAGCAGTCTTATGCCGAGGTCGCGAAAGACTTGGGCATAAGTGTCAATACGGTCGATGTACAGTTACAGAAAGCGATCGGGCGGATGCGGGATATGTTGTCGCGTTATATAAGCGGAACCGAAAATTGA
- the queD gene encoding 6-carboxytetrahydropterin synthase QueD, with the protein MYTVIKRMEISAAHSLSLSYPSKCEYLHGHNWIITVHCRSKELNTDGMVIDFTHIKQVVKDQLDHRNLNEVLPFNPTAENIARWICDQLPTCYKVEVQESEGNTAIYEKD; encoded by the coding sequence ATGTATACCGTTATCAAACGTATGGAGATTTCGGCAGCTCACAGTCTGTCGCTTTCCTATCCGAGCAAATGCGAATATCTGCATGGTCACAACTGGATTATCACTGTGCATTGCCGTTCCAAAGAATTAAACACAGATGGCATGGTGATCGATTTCACCCATATCAAGCAGGTCGTAAAAGATCAACTCGATCACCGGAACCTCAACGAGGTGCTCCCCTTTAACCCGACAGCCGAGAATATCGCCCGGTGGATATGCGACCAGCTTCCCACCTGCTACAAAGTAGAAGTTCAGGAATCAGAAGGAAACACGGCAATCTATGAGAAAGATTAA
- a CDS encoding polysaccharide lyase family 8 super-sandwich domain-containing protein codes for MNLRNKVSFLLFSFVAVPLFAQTPQQELERLQQNYIQSFISNDDRTASLVELLSGIQPETEISDQVVVELHQRYPFNVEKITGYMETIREDGSWPDINYNDQKRSGWSVKEHADRVLELAKLYRAEEGDCHWGPKLESVIHLALGYWFREKPVCKNWWYNQIGVPKTLGPAFLLMKEQLNPEEKEAAIEVMENAKFGMTGQNKVWLAGNVLMRGLLQDDFELVKAARDTIVSEITTGMQEGIKSDWSFHQHGPQQQFGNYGLAFLTEMSSYSGLFAGTVFALNKEQQGILNSFLLNGYRWIVWKGYMDVNALDRQLFHSGQIHKAFSLAFATNALMRGSSAEDIRQMNEFLKDNYAPERKGSAFIGHKHFWDSDQTVHRSSTWMASVKMASDRVIGTELVNEDNLKGFYMGDGALYTYCRGDEYLNIFPFWDWRKIPGITAYESEAPVPAFFNYGAHVRNKTAFVGGVTDGETGMTAMVLDRDGLQAHKSWIFTRDYVLCLGAGIRSDSILAVTTSVDQRVKRGDLLRYADGNWLPVQGKYVSSPEEQRFFHDNTGYILLQPSACVVISEKRSGRWCDFMGSYAPKTVEGEIVGLYIDHGREDNADYQYLVLPASTAEKTAAFAVQDIRVIRNDTSIQAVAAGNCFYVTAYEPQVVNLQKDLQVDLQTPGIYMFRLHNGNWLIEAADPTHKQHSLSLKMNGKDVKIVFPPCHEPGKSISAQPFISAPFSKGIKVDGKQDDWKNVPAVTGLIAPWDGAEKDKTAFYACHDQKNLYFLYEVSDTTLVYNDEKTEASVGNGDRIEFFMSKDPEMKTYYCAEIDPKGKVMDYEAHNYRKFDFNWNFKDLKLVTSVGKDSYRVEGSISLKTLRKLGLISPEGEIRMGVYRADYFDDAGERVIWSSWIVPDAAEPDFHIPSSLGILKLENFVPLSRLK; via the coding sequence ATGAATTTACGAAATAAAGTCTCTTTTCTTTTGTTTTCTTTTGTGGCGGTTCCATTGTTTGCACAGACACCGCAACAGGAATTGGAACGGCTTCAACAAAACTATATCCAGTCTTTTATATCGAATGACGACCGGACGGCTTCATTGGTGGAACTCTTGTCAGGCATACAGCCTGAAACGGAAATATCCGATCAGGTTGTTGTTGAACTCCACCAGCGTTATCCTTTCAACGTGGAGAAAATAACGGGATATATGGAAACGATCCGGGAAGACGGTTCCTGGCCGGATATTAACTATAACGACCAGAAACGATCGGGCTGGTCTGTCAAGGAACATGCCGACCGGGTGCTGGAACTAGCCAAGCTGTACAGGGCTGAAGAGGGTGATTGTCATTGGGGACCGAAGCTCGAATCGGTCATTCACTTGGCATTGGGCTACTGGTTTCGGGAGAAACCGGTCTGTAAGAACTGGTGGTATAACCAGATCGGTGTTCCCAAGACATTGGGACCAGCTTTCCTCCTGATGAAAGAACAATTGAACCCGGAGGAAAAGGAAGCCGCCATCGAGGTGATGGAAAATGCCAAGTTCGGCATGACAGGACAGAATAAAGTCTGGCTTGCCGGGAATGTGTTGATGCGTGGACTGTTGCAGGATGATTTCGAATTGGTAAAGGCTGCCCGTGATACTATTGTATCCGAGATTACGACTGGTATGCAGGAAGGGATCAAAAGCGACTGGAGCTTTCATCAGCACGGACCGCAGCAACAATTCGGAAACTACGGATTGGCTTTCCTGACGGAGATGAGTTCTTATTCCGGCCTGTTTGCGGGAACCGTTTTTGCCCTGAACAAGGAGCAACAGGGAATTTTGAATTCTTTCCTTCTGAACGGCTATCGTTGGATTGTCTGGAAAGGGTATATGGATGTCAATGCACTGGATCGGCAATTGTTTCATAGCGGGCAGATACATAAGGCATTCAGTCTGGCTTTTGCCACGAATGCCCTGATGCGTGGCAGTTCCGCCGAAGATATCCGGCAGATGAATGAGTTCTTGAAAGATAACTATGCTCCCGAAAGAAAAGGTAGCGCTTTCATCGGGCATAAACATTTCTGGGATTCTGATCAGACCGTTCATCGTTCCTCCACCTGGATGGCTTCGGTCAAGATGGCCTCTGACCGGGTGATTGGCACGGAGTTGGTGAACGAAGATAATTTGAAAGGCTTTTATATGGGCGACGGTGCTCTTTATACGTACTGTCGTGGTGACGAGTATCTGAATATTTTTCCTTTCTGGGACTGGCGGAAGATTCCAGGCATTACCGCTTATGAGAGCGAGGCTCCCGTTCCTGCTTTTTTCAATTATGGGGCGCATGTGAGGAATAAGACTGCCTTTGTCGGAGGTGTGACGGATGGTGAAACCGGAATGACGGCAATGGTCTTGGACCGGGATGGTTTGCAGGCGCACAAGTCCTGGATCTTTACCCGCGATTATGTCCTTTGCTTAGGTGCTGGGATTCGTTCGGACAGCATTTTGGCGGTTACGACATCTGTAGACCAGCGGGTGAAACGGGGCGATTTGCTCCGATATGCCGATGGTAATTGGTTGCCGGTACAGGGAAAGTATGTTTCTTCTCCGGAGGAACAACGTTTCTTCCATGATAACACAGGGTATATTCTGTTACAACCTTCCGCATGTGTGGTCATTTCGGAAAAGCGATCCGGGCGCTGGTGTGATTTTATGGGATCATATGCTCCTAAAACGGTAGAAGGAGAGATTGTTGGTCTCTATATCGATCATGGAAGAGAGGATAACGCCGATTACCAATATTTGGTCCTTCCAGCTTCTACCGCCGAAAAAACCGCAGCTTTTGCAGTACAGGATATCCGGGTGATCCGGAATGACACATCCATTCAGGCTGTTGCTGCCGGCAACTGTTTTTATGTGACGGCGTATGAGCCGCAGGTAGTAAACTTGCAAAAAGACTTGCAGGTCGATTTACAGACTCCGGGTATTTATATGTTCCGTCTGCATAATGGAAATTGGTTGATCGAAGCTGCCGATCCGACACACAAGCAACATTCCCTGTCGCTCAAAATGAATGGGAAGGATGTGAAGATCGTCTTCCCTCCCTGCCATGAACCGGGAAAAAGCATTTCTGCCCAACCGTTTATCAGTGCTCCTTTTTCCAAAGGAATCAAAGTGGATGGTAAACAAGACGACTGGAAAAACGTCCCGGCTGTAACTGGCCTGATCGCTCCCTGGGACGGGGCGGAAAAAGACAAAACCGCTTTTTATGCCTGTCATGATCAAAAGAACCTGTATTTCCTGTATGAGGTGTCTGATACTACTTTGGTTTATAATGACGAGAAGACGGAGGCTTCTGTCGGTAATGGAGACCGGATCGAGTTTTTTATGAGCAAGGATCCGGAGATGAAGACGTATTATTGTGCGGAGATCGATCCGAAGGGGAAAGTGATGGATTATGAAGCGCATAACTATCGTAAGTTTGATTTTAACTGGAACTTCAAGGATTTGAAGTTGGTAACTTCCGTCGGCAAAGATTCTTACCGTGTGGAAGGGAGCATTTCGTTGAAGACGCTAAGAAAATTAGGGTTGATTTCTCCGGAAGGTGAAATCCGCATGGGTGTTTACCGGGCCGATTATTTCGACGATGCCGGGGAGCGCGTGATCTGGTCGTCCTGGATCGTCCCTGATGCTGCCGAACCGGATTTCCATATCCCGTCTTCTTTGGGAATATTAAAACTGGAGAATTTCGTACCTTTGTCACGACTAAAATAA
- a CDS encoding FecR family protein, which yields MIETERNKRKTDRAWNTLYQRLDEEGLLSGRPASPFRSLAWKRGVAAAAVALLCLLVSVTYLNRSGQDTDPNLLTRRNSETATTLVTTLEDGSVVYLAGNTSLKFPEHFSSDRREVSLQGNALFEVAGNRKRPFVIETEDTRIEVLGTAFNVKSNDSSPFELSVQRGEVKVTLKKDGQDIHVKAGETVTLLSRRLQLSMTPDPALFDRYTKRIRFKDEKLGNILRVINLQNPDIRLETTPELWNRTLTVTFSNDTPEAMAELICLALDLKKTRQDNMILLFN from the coding sequence ATGATTGAAACAGAAAGAAATAAAAGAAAAACAGACCGGGCCTGGAATACGTTGTACCAACGCCTGGATGAAGAAGGTTTGCTTTCGGGCAGACCGGCTTCGCCATTCAGAAGCCTTGCATGGAAAAGAGGAGTAGCCGCTGCTGCCGTCGCCCTTCTTTGTCTGCTTGTCTCTGTCACCTACCTGAACAGGTCCGGGCAGGATACCGATCCGAACCTGCTCACCCGTCGGAACAGTGAGACGGCAACGACATTGGTAACCACCCTTGAGGATGGTTCCGTGGTCTACCTGGCAGGAAATACTTCATTGAAGTTTCCCGAACATTTCTCTTCCGACCGGCGGGAAGTGAGCTTGCAGGGGAATGCCTTGTTTGAGGTAGCCGGTAACCGTAAGCGGCCGTTCGTGATTGAAACCGAAGATACACGTATCGAAGTGTTAGGGACGGCCTTCAATGTGAAAAGTAACGATAGCTCTCCTTTCGAACTGTCTGTACAGCGAGGGGAAGTAAAAGTGACGTTGAAGAAGGACGGACAGGACATCCATGTAAAAGCCGGGGAAACCGTCACGCTTCTCTCCCGGAGACTGCAATTGAGCATGACTCCCGATCCGGCACTATTCGACCGCTATACCAAACGAATCAGGTTCAAAGACGAAAAATTAGGCAATATCCTGCGGGTGATCAATCTGCAAAATCCGGATATCCGGTTGGAAACGACACCGGAGCTATGGAACCGGACGCTTACCGTCACCTTCTCCAATGATACACCCGAAGCGATGGCTGAACTGATCTGCCTTGCCCTCGATTTGAAAAAAACACGACAGGACAACATGATCCTTTTATTCAATTGA
- a CDS encoding RNA polymerase sigma-70 factor, translated as MKDLLTLTKIKNGDVKAFEQVFRLYYMPLCMFAASITGRMDIAEEIVQELFYVFWKERERLQLFHTIKSYLYGAVRNQSLQYWEHQDVRNRYRDAILSHPDKDDTPDDPQEQIEYKELEALVNRTLEKLPERRLRIFRMHRFEGKKYAEIASSLSLSVKTVEAEMTKALRTLRDELEIYMKYD; from the coding sequence ATGAAAGACCTGCTTACACTTACAAAGATCAAAAATGGAGACGTCAAGGCTTTTGAACAAGTATTCCGTCTGTATTATATGCCTCTTTGTATGTTTGCAGCCAGCATAACCGGTAGAATGGATATTGCGGAAGAGATCGTACAAGAATTATTCTATGTGTTTTGGAAGGAAAGGGAACGGTTACAATTGTTTCATACGATAAAAAGCTATTTGTATGGGGCCGTGCGTAACCAATCCCTCCAGTACTGGGAACACCAGGATGTACGCAACCGTTATCGGGATGCCATCCTCTCCCACCCGGATAAAGACGACACACCGGACGACCCACAGGAGCAGATCGAATACAAGGAACTGGAAGCTCTGGTAAACCGGACACTCGAAAAGCTTCCCGAACGTCGTCTCCGCATATTCCGGATGCATCGTTTCGAAGGAAAGAAATATGCGGAAATCGCTTCCAGCCTCTCCCTTTCAGTCAAAACAGTCGAGGCCGAAATGACGAAAGCACTCCGAACACTACGAGACGAATTAGAGATTTACATGAAATATGATTGA
- a CDS encoding 7-carboxy-7-deazaguanine synthase QueE — protein sequence MRKINEIFYSLQGEGFHTGTPAVFVRFSGCNLKCSFCDTRHEEGILMSDEDILQAISAFPSNVVILTGGEPSLWIDQTFIDLLHMAGKYICIETNGTNPLPEGIDWVTCSPKGFPLRLAHIDEVKVVYTGQDLTEYAGLEATWHFLQPCSCLNTKEVVEYILHHPQWRLSLQTHKLIDIS from the coding sequence ATGAGAAAGATTAACGAGATATTCTACAGTCTCCAAGGAGAAGGTTTCCATACGGGTACGCCTGCCGTTTTCGTCCGCTTCTCCGGATGCAACCTGAAATGCAGTTTTTGTGATACCCGACACGAGGAAGGGATCTTGATGTCTGATGAAGATATTTTACAAGCTATTTCAGCCTTTCCTTCAAATGTCGTTATCTTGACAGGGGGCGAACCTTCGCTCTGGATCGACCAGACTTTTATCGATCTGCTACACATGGCAGGGAAATATATTTGCATCGAGACTAACGGGACAAACCCGTTGCCGGAAGGCATCGACTGGGTGACCTGTTCCCCGAAAGGGTTTCCCTTGAGGCTGGCACATATAGATGAGGTCAAAGTGGTCTATACAGGACAGGACCTGACGGAATACGCCGGCTTGGAAGCAACCTGGCATTTCCTCCAACCCTGTTCCTGCCTGAATACAAAAGAGGTGGTAGAGTACATCCTCCACCACCCCCAATGGCGCCTCAGCTTGCAAACGCACAAACTTATTGATATCAGTTGA
- a CDS encoding carboxypeptidase-like regulatory domain-containing protein encodes MKAMHKQLWGYLLITLSLAGFTPLQAQTDSADEGGYITVSGIVKDKKSKKSLEYVNISIPGSTTGTVTNADGEFSFKVKDSIHAKEVEISHLGYFNSKIELNGKDVEEQTVWLTPYTNMLDEVIIHARDPRYLVEEAIKKIPANYSSKHSLLTGFYRETAQKGRRYINISEAVIDIYKTPYDEGVDRDRVQIFKGRKLLSQKASDTLAVKLLGGPNLSVYVDVVKNPDVLLDLESLPYYKFRMEESTTINDRPQYVINFEPQAILPYALYYGKLYIDKERLSFTRAEFFLDMNDRNKATQAILRKKPFGLRFKPVEVSFLVNYKERNGLTYLSYIRNGVRFKCDWKRKLFSTNYTILSEMVVTDGKESGINTIPYKMAFRSSQSLSDKVSNFADEGFWGSYNIIEPTESLEHAVNKLKKQHR; translated from the coding sequence ATGAAAGCGATGCATAAACAACTATGGGGATACTTGCTCATTACACTGTCGCTGGCGGGATTCACGCCTTTACAGGCACAAACGGATTCGGCTGACGAAGGGGGGTACATCACGGTCAGTGGTATCGTAAAAGATAAAAAGAGCAAAAAGAGCCTGGAATATGTCAATATTTCTATTCCGGGCAGTACGACCGGCACAGTCACGAACGCCGACGGTGAGTTTTCTTTCAAGGTAAAGGATTCCATCCATGCCAAAGAAGTAGAGATTTCGCACCTCGGATATTTCAACAGTAAAATAGAACTCAACGGCAAGGATGTGGAAGAACAGACCGTGTGGCTGACCCCCTACACGAATATGCTCGACGAAGTTATCATCCATGCCCGCGATCCTCGTTACTTGGTGGAAGAAGCAATCAAAAAGATTCCGGCCAACTACAGTTCGAAGCATAGCCTCCTAACCGGATTCTATCGTGAAACGGCCCAGAAAGGGCGCCGGTATATCAACATCTCGGAAGCGGTGATCGATATCTACAAGACTCCTTATGACGAGGGAGTAGACCGCGATCGCGTACAGATATTCAAAGGGCGCAAGCTGCTCAGCCAGAAAGCGAGCGACACATTGGCCGTCAAACTGCTGGGAGGCCCGAACCTGTCCGTCTATGTGGATGTGGTGAAGAATCCGGATGTACTGCTCGACCTGGAAAGCCTGCCTTACTATAAATTCCGGATGGAAGAATCGACAACGATCAACGACCGGCCACAATACGTTATCAATTTCGAGCCGCAAGCCATATTACCGTATGCGCTTTATTATGGAAAACTATACATCGACAAGGAACGGCTCTCTTTCACGCGGGCCGAATTCTTTCTCGACATGAACGACCGCAACAAGGCCACGCAGGCGATCCTCCGGAAAAAACCGTTCGGGTTACGGTTCAAACCGGTCGAAGTCTCGTTCCTGGTCAACTACAAGGAACGCAATGGGCTGACTTATCTGAGCTACATCCGTAACGGCGTCCGCTTCAAATGCGACTGGAAACGCAAATTGTTCTCAACCAATTACACCATCCTTTCGGAGATGGTCGTAACAGATGGCAAGGAAAGCGGCATAAACACTATTCCCTACAAGATGGCATTCAGATCCAGCCAGTCCTTATCGGACAAGGTTTCCAATTTTGCCGATGAAGGTTTCTGGGGTTCCTACAATATCATCGAGCCGACAGAATCATTGGAACACGCTGTCAACAAACTGAAGAAGCAACATAGGTAA
- a CDS encoding STN and carboxypeptidase regulatory-like domain-containing protein codes for MIQIFRLLCLCFWMLLLPTGLLCAEEGDDVLARMIHLSKEKNTVYRLLDKVSEQTGFLFIYDSKLIDNEKTVRIPKGDYTIRQAIYLITGNKELSLRVIGNHILISGPQPARQTAIPETIPPKEADNHFIVKGILQDQQTNEPIEAGTIGVLATSIGSITNANGEFRLTLPDSLRRSTLYFSHLGYEPRKIEASLLAGQHTVITLDAKIIPIQEVVVRIVNPLRLLRDMKENIRKNYPQSPAYLTTFYREGIERKNKFVGLTEAVFKIYKPAYKPNPAPDQVKLLKMRRIISQQEKDTIIARMKSGINASLSLDLIKELPDFLLTDEKIESYMYASSDIAVIDNRLAHVIYFEQKRDINSALYRGELYIDTENNALLRAHFEINPKYIKQATGMLVEKKSRNLKITPQKVIYTVTYKPYNGQYYINHVRGDLFFRIKKRKQLFGTFPLHTWFEMVTCKIDTNRVSRFARSEALPTRTIFAETRFTYDEKFWGNFNMIPPEEKLNDAIGKISSKIEETEE; via the coding sequence ATGATTCAGATTTTTCGCCTTCTCTGTCTGTGCTTTTGGATGCTTTTGCTTCCGACAGGCCTGTTATGCGCAGAGGAAGGCGATGATGTTCTGGCCCGCATGATTCACTTATCCAAAGAAAAAAATACCGTCTACCGCCTGCTTGACAAAGTATCGGAACAAACCGGCTTTCTCTTTATCTATGACAGCAAGCTGATCGATAATGAAAAAACGGTACGCATCCCGAAAGGAGACTACACCATCCGGCAGGCAATTTACCTGATCACAGGAAACAAAGAACTGAGCTTGCGTGTGATAGGCAATCACATCCTGATCTCCGGACCGCAACCTGCTAGGCAAACAGCCATTCCCGAGACCATTCCTCCGAAAGAGGCAGACAACCATTTTATTGTCAAAGGAATCCTACAAGACCAACAGACGAATGAACCGATCGAGGCGGGCACTATAGGAGTCCTTGCTACTTCAATCGGCAGCATCACCAATGCAAACGGGGAGTTCCGGCTCACGCTGCCCGACTCGCTTCGCCGGTCTACGCTCTACTTCTCCCACTTAGGCTACGAACCCCGCAAGATAGAGGCCTCTCTTCTCGCCGGACAACACACGGTGATCACGCTCGATGCCAAAATAATCCCGATCCAAGAAGTCGTAGTGCGCATCGTCAACCCACTCCGCCTGCTTCGAGACATGAAAGAAAACATCCGGAAAAACTACCCGCAATCACCCGCTTACCTGACTACTTTCTACCGGGAAGGAATCGAACGAAAAAATAAATTCGTAGGATTGACGGAAGCTGTATTCAAAATTTACAAACCGGCCTACAAGCCCAATCCGGCACCGGACCAGGTCAAACTGCTCAAAATGCGCCGGATCATCAGCCAGCAGGAAAAAGACACGATCATCGCCCGGATGAAGTCGGGAATCAACGCCAGCCTGAGCCTGGACTTGATAAAGGAATTGCCTGACTTCCTTCTGACAGATGAAAAGATAGAGTCTTATATGTATGCATCTTCCGATATCGCCGTGATCGACAACCGGTTAGCCCATGTGATCTATTTCGAACAAAAAAGAGACATCAACTCCGCCCTTTACCGGGGAGAACTGTATATCGACACGGAAAACAACGCATTGCTCCGCGCCCACTTCGAAATCAACCCCAAATACATCAAACAGGCTACCGGGATGCTGGTGGAGAAAAAGAGTCGCAACCTAAAGATCACTCCCCAAAAAGTGATCTATACCGTAACATACAAACCTTACAATGGCCAATATTACATCAACCATGTCCGAGGCGACCTCTTTTTCAGGATAAAGAAAAGGAAACAACTGTTCGGAACTTTTCCGCTGCATACCTGGTTCGAGATGGTTACCTGCAAAATAGACACGAACCGAGTAAGCCGCTTTGCCCGTAGCGAAGCATTACCGACACGGACAATCTTTGCGGAAACCCGATTTACTTACGATGAAAAGTTCTGGGGCAACTTCAACATGATCCCACCTGAAGAAAAACTCAATGATGCGATTGGGAAAATATCGTCAAAAATAGAAGAAACGGAAGAGTAA
- a CDS encoding dihydroorotase, whose product MNRTLIKNATIINEGRTFTGSVLIEDDKIAAVYEGIIPAESGDATVIDATGKYLLPGAIDDQVHFREPGLTHKGDIASESRAAVAGGVTTFMDMPNTKPQTTTLADLEWKLQRGAETSVANYSFFFGGTNDNMDEIRILDRSRVPGLKLFLGSSTGNMLVDKKDSLERIFGEAGMLIAIHAEKEEVIKRNIAHYTGLHGDDLDISFHSKIRSEEACYASSSEAVELATRLGSRLHILHLSTAKELSLLSNKLPLSEKKITGEVCVHHLWFHDGDYEQFGNRIKWNPSIKTLADRTALREAVNNNTIDIVATDHAPHLLSEKEGSCLKAASGGPLIQHSLIVMLELAMEGRFTYEKVVEKMAHMPSELFRVDRRGYIRPGYYADLVLVDPKETWTVAKENILYKCGWSPFEGYTFHHAVWKTFVNGQLAYDNGRVNDEVRGMEARYS is encoded by the coding sequence ATGAATAGAACGCTGATAAAAAACGCCACTATCATTAACGAAGGCCGCACCTTCACCGGTTCGGTACTGATCGAAGATGATAAGATTGCCGCAGTATATGAAGGGATAATTCCGGCTGAGTCCGGTGATGCGACCGTGATAGATGCTACAGGTAAATACCTGCTTCCGGGTGCTATCGACGATCAGGTGCATTTCCGTGAACCAGGATTGACGCATAAAGGCGATATCGCCAGCGAAAGCCGTGCTGCCGTAGCCGGTGGGGTGACTACCTTCATGGATATGCCGAATACGAAGCCTCAGACGACAACTCTTGCCGATCTGGAATGGAAATTGCAACGGGGAGCTGAAACGTCGGTTGCTAACTATTCCTTCTTCTTCGGCGGGACGAACGACAATATGGATGAAATCCGTATACTGGATCGTAGCCGTGTGCCGGGTCTGAAACTCTTTCTCGGTTCTTCCACCGGTAATATGTTGGTCGATAAGAAGGATAGCCTGGAACGTATTTTCGGCGAAGCCGGAATGCTTATCGCTATCCATGCCGAAAAGGAGGAGGTCATCAAACGGAACATCGCTCATTATACGGGCTTGCACGGTGACGACCTGGATATCTCCTTCCATAGTAAGATCCGTAGCGAGGAAGCCTGCTATGCTTCCTCGTCCGAGGCAGTCGAACTGGCTACCCGTCTCGGTTCCCGTCTGCATATTCTGCATCTTTCGACAGCAAAAGAACTTTCTTTGTTGAGCAATAAGCTTCCGCTTAGTGAAAAGAAGATCACAGGTGAAGTATGTGTGCATCATCTTTGGTTCCACGATGGCGATTATGAACAGTTCGGAAACCGTATCAAATGGAACCCGTCGATTAAGACGCTGGCAGACCGTACAGCACTGCGTGAAGCCGTTAATAACAACACGATCGATATTGTGGCGACCGACCATGCCCCGCATCTCCTTTCCGAAAAGGAGGGAAGTTGCCTGAAAGCCGCTTCCGGAGGTCCGCTGATCCAGCATTCGCTCATTGTTATGCTGGAATTGGCGATGGAAGGCCGTTTCACTTACGAAAAAGTGGTGGAAAAGATGGCTCATATGCCTTCAGAACTTTTCCGCGTGGATCGCCGTGGCTATATCCGTCCAGGTTATTATGCCGACCTTGTCTTGGTCGACCCGAAAGAAACCTGGACAGTGGCAAAAGAAAATATACTGTATAAATGCGGCTGGTCTCCTTTCGAAGGCTATACATTCCATCATGCCGTCTGGAAAACATTCGTCAACGGGCAACTGGCCTATGACAATGGACGGGTGAATGATGAGGTTCGCGGGATGGAAGCTCGGTATAGTTGA